In Triticum urartu cultivar G1812 chromosome 6, Tu2.1, whole genome shotgun sequence, the following proteins share a genomic window:
- the LOC125513910 gene encoding ATP-dependent zinc metalloprotease FTSH 7, chloroplastic: MASAAAAETLVSLPIVPPSRSLLRPLCRRPAYRGSAASVRLSAVPPRGLGFALIHRRIRCPPAARANVERDGDGASGSGEASSTGDGDRDAAAEQGGDSAGTSTTSAAATPPSSPPSSSKRGENKWRRRVAKGGGVGRWFWEPIVQGREMGFLLLQLGFAIFALRMLRPEITLPGSEPRPQTTYISVPYSDFLASIDKDQVKKVEVDGVHVMFRLRPEVEASVVEQPQTQADGVADNAAISRRIVFTTTRPVDIKTPYEKMVENSVEFGSPDRRSGGMLNSALVALIYVVLIAVVLQRLPISFSQQSTGQLRNRKNLNSGGAKVSETADIVTFADVAGVDEAKEELEEIVEFLRNPEKYIRLGARPPRGVLLVGLPGTGKTLLAKAVAGEAEVPFISCSASEFVELYVGMGAARVRELFARAKKESPSIIFIDEIDAVAKSRDGRYRIVSNDEREQTLNQLLTEMDGFDTNSAVIVLGATNRADVLDPALRRPGRFDRVVTVEAPDKFGRESILKVHANRKELPLGKDVDLSGIAAMTTGFTGADLANLVNEAALLAGRSNKEIVEKIDFISAVERSIAGIEKKHVKLKGNEKAVVARHEVGHAVVGTAVANLLPGQPRVEKLSILPRSGGALGFTYTPPTTEDRYLLFVDELRGRLVTLLGGRAAEEIVLAGRVSTGALDDIRRATDMAYKAVAEYGLNQRIGPISLATLSNGGLDDSGGSPFGRDQGHLVDLVQGEVKALLQSALEVALSVIRANPAVLEGLGAYLEENEKVEGEELQEWLKSVVAPEELTSFITGKQEHVLQLEVGL, translated from the exons AtggcctccgccgccgccgccgaaacCCTCGTCTCGCTCCCCATCGTGCCCCCCTCCCGGTCGCTCCTGCGCCCCCTCTGCAGGCGACCTGCTTACAGAGGCAGCGCCGCGTCGGTCCGCCTGTCCGCCGTGCCGCCCCGGGGCCTCGGGTTCGCCCTCATCCATCGCCGCATTCGCTGCCCGCCGGCGGCGCGCGCCAACGTCGAGCGCGACGGCGACGGCGCCTCCGGGTCAGGGGAGGCCTCGTCCACCGGGGACGGCGACCGCGACGCGGCGGCGGAGcaaggaggtgatagcgcgggCACGAGCACCACCAGCGCGGCCGCGACGCCGCCGTCGTCACCGCCCTCTTCGTCCAAGAGGGGGGAAAACAAGTGGCGCCGGCGGGTGGCTAAGGGCGGCGGTGTTGGCCGATGGTTTTGGGAGCCCATAGTGCAGGGCCGGGAGATGGGGTTCCTCCTGCTACAGCTCGGGTTTGCCATATTCGCCCTCCGCATGCTGCGGCCGGAGATCACGTTGCCTGGCTCAGAGCCCCGGCCGCAGACCACTTACATCAGCGTCCCCTACAGCGACTTCCTGGCGAGCATTGATAAGGACCAGGTGAAAAAGGTTGAGGTGGATGGGGTGCACGTTATGTTCCGGCTCCGTCCAGAGGTTGAGGCCAGCGTGGTGGAGCAGCCACAAACACAAGCAGATGGCGTTGCTGATAATGCTGCCATTTCGAGGAGAATCGTCTTCACAACCACACGACCAGTGGACATTAAGACTCCATATGAGAAGATGGTGGAGAATAGTGTTGAGTTTGGGTCGCCAGATAGGAGGTCCGGCGGCATGCTCAATTCAGCTTTG GTGGCTCTTATTTATGTTGTATTAATTGCAGTAGTTCTTCAGCGACTGCCAATAAGCTTTTCTCAG CAATCAACAGGCCAGCTGAGGAATCGAAAGAATTTGAACTCTGGTGGGGCAAAAGTTTCAGAAACTGCCGATATAGTTACATTCGCTGATGTGGCTGGAGTTGACGAGGCCAAAGAAGAGTTGGAAGAAATTGTG GAGTTCCTAAGGAACCCAGAAAAATATATTCGTCTTGGTGCACGTCCTCCTCGAGGTGTCTTGTTG GTGGGCCTTCCAGGAACTGGGAAGACACTCCTTGCTAAAGCTGTAGCAGGGGAAGCGGAAGTTCCTTTCATAAGTTGTTCTGCAAGTGAATTTGTGGAGCTATATGTAGGCATGGGAGCAGCTCGAGTACGTGAACTATTTGCTAGGGCCAAAAAGGAATCACCGTCAATTATTTTTATTGATGAG ATTGATGCCGTGGCAAAAAGTCGTGATGGCCGGTACCGTATCGTCAGCAACGATGAGCGTGAGCAGACACTAAATCAACTGCTCACG gAAATGGATGGTTTTGATACCAACTCAGCTGTCATTGTACTTGGAGCAACAAACAGGGCAGATGTTTTGGATCCTGCCCTTCGGCGCCCAGGGAGATTTGACCGTGTAGTCACG GTTGAAGCTCCCGATAAATTTGGAAGAGAATCTATCCTGAAAGTTCATGCGAACAGAAAAGAGCTTCCGCTTGGTAAAGATGTAGATCTCAGCGGCATTGCTGCAATGACAACTGGTTTTACAGG GGCAGACCTTGCTAATTTAGTGAATGAAGCTGCTTTGTTGGCTGGAAGATCAAATAAAGAAATAGTGGAAAAGATCGATTTCATCAGCGCGGTTGAGCGCTCTATAGCT GGCATAGAGAAAAAACATGTAAAGCTGAAGGGCAATGAAAAGGCTGTTGTTGCACGGCATGAAGTTGGTCATGCAGTTGTGGGAACTGCTGTAGCAAATCTGTTGCCAGGCCAGCCACGTGTGGAG AAATTGAGTATACTGCCGAGGTCAGGAGGTGCATTAGGCTTTACATACACTCCtcccacgacagaagatagataTTTGCTCTTTGTTGATGAACTGCGTGGACGTCTGGTAACGCTTCTGGGTGGGCGGGCAGCAGAGGAAATAGTTCTAGCAGGACGGGTTTCTACTGGGGCACTTGATGACATCAGGCGTGCAACTGACATGGCTTACAAAGCCGTGGCAGAGTATGGTCTTAATCAGCGCATAGGTCCAATATCACTAGCTACATTGTCAAATGGTGGGCTAGATGATTCTGGAGGCTCCCCATTTGGAAGGGACCAG GGTCATCTGGTTGATCTTGTCCAAGGGGAAGTAAAAGCACTTCTACAATCAGCACTTGAAGTTGCTCTTTCAGTTATCCGTGCTAATCCAGCAGTTTTGGAAGGACTTGGAGCATATTTAGAAG AGAATGAAAAGGTTGAAGGGGAGGAACTACAAGAGTGGCTTAAGTCTGTCGTTGCCCCAGAAGAATTGACCTCTTTTATCACAGGAAAGCAAGAACATGTTCTTCAGCTGGAAGTAGGCCTCTAG